The following proteins come from a genomic window of Acetobacteroides hydrogenigenes:
- a CDS encoding DUF5020 family protein, producing the protein MKKLLLAAALTVAGLGAFAQNVQLHYDFTRSDKNSRTVLTSTVEMFKPDKWGSTFFFVDMNYGESDVKGVSLSYWEIARSLKFWDGPFAAHVEYNAGQGIFNMGNTYGGFNINPAWLFGVDYSWNNANFTRGLTLQAMYKSIKDYDKGSFQLTAVWYMHMLNNKLTFSGFADWWKQETAGGDFIFLAEPQIWYNVTKNFSVGGEIELSKNFVSSDFEAYPTAAIKWNF; encoded by the coding sequence ATGAAAAAGCTATTACTTGCTGCAGCGCTTACCGTTGCTGGTTTGGGTGCTTTTGCACAAAATGTACAGCTTCACTACGATTTTACACGAAGCGATAAGAATTCTAGAACCGTACTTACTTCTACCGTAGAGATGTTTAAGCCCGACAAGTGGGGTAGCACCTTCTTCTTTGTGGATATGAACTATGGCGAAAGCGATGTTAAGGGTGTTAGCCTATCATACTGGGAAATTGCCCGTAGCCTGAAGTTCTGGGATGGCCCATTTGCTGCTCATGTCGAGTATAATGCAGGTCAAGGTATCTTTAACATGGGTAATACATACGGTGGATTTAACATCAACCCTGCTTGGCTGTTTGGTGTGGACTACTCTTGGAATAACGCCAACTTTACCAGAGGGCTTACTCTTCAGGCAATGTACAAGAGCATTAAGGATTACGACAAGGGATCGTTCCAGCTTACTGCTGTATGGTACATGCACATGCTAAACAACAAGCTTACCTTTAGCGGATTTGCCGATTGGTGGAAACAAGAAACTGCAGGTGGAGACTTCATCTTCCTCGCAGAACCACAGATTTGGTACAACGTTACCAAGAACTTCTCGGTAGGTGGTGAAATCGAGTTGAGCAAGAATTTTGTGTCGTCAGACTTCGAAGCTTATCCAACCGCTGCTATTAAGTGGAACTTCTAG
- a CDS encoding tetratricopeptide repeat protein, which produces MKEDSELYFSEDDNLPEIVKRYEAMVKTNRIAYFDVCDYEKMVDHYILQNRSEDAINVLRIARKQHPNSSELTIKKAEIELFSGRYNDALVDLTSVEAFERNNPDFYLVKGKTLMATGKTDEALAMFDQVLLKSTDQKLDMLFEVVAILEEYDEFEIACKYLKMGIELDPSNTQTYGELGFIQEKLNRTEEAIEAYEKMLDGDPFLPFGWSNLGTLYAKLGKNDKAIEAFDYAIALEPDAPLSYFSKANALANIGRFEEALTVFFEYADMEEDTAMAMCCIGECYEKLGDYENARIYYQKSLDSNPENPDALYGLAVVELEFDRVDESYELATKAIELDPNIPEYWFGLGKLNMRLNRLDEAKAAFETAIALDPLDFESWLLLSEIVGDESLEQGVEIIKNGLKVNDDTAALHQRLAAYYYLMGNVQESLVEFEKGLTLDSESAEEFFEFCADAVNDPLYIEILAKFLPTKE; this is translated from the coding sequence ATGAAAGAAGATAGCGAATTGTACTTCAGCGAAGACGACAACCTTCCAGAAATTGTAAAGCGTTACGAGGCAATGGTGAAAACCAACCGCATTGCCTACTTCGACGTATGCGATTACGAAAAAATGGTCGATCACTATATTCTTCAAAATCGATCGGAAGACGCCATTAACGTGCTTCGAATTGCCCGGAAGCAGCATCCAAATTCCTCAGAGCTCACCATCAAGAAGGCCGAAATAGAGCTATTCTCCGGTCGCTACAACGATGCCCTAGTTGATCTCACATCGGTAGAGGCTTTCGAAAGGAACAATCCCGACTTTTACCTTGTAAAAGGAAAAACCTTAATGGCTACGGGTAAGACCGACGAGGCTCTTGCCATGTTCGATCAGGTACTTCTGAAGAGTACCGATCAGAAGCTCGATATGCTTTTTGAGGTGGTGGCCATCCTTGAGGAGTACGACGAATTCGAGATAGCCTGCAAGTACCTGAAGATGGGGATCGAGCTAGATCCATCCAACACGCAAACTTATGGGGAACTCGGATTTATACAAGAGAAGCTGAATAGAACTGAGGAGGCAATTGAAGCATACGAGAAAATGCTCGATGGCGACCCATTCCTTCCCTTTGGCTGGTCGAACCTAGGAACGCTGTACGCCAAGTTGGGTAAAAACGACAAGGCCATAGAGGCATTCGACTACGCCATAGCGCTCGAGCCCGATGCTCCGCTATCGTACTTTAGCAAGGCCAATGCGCTTGCCAACATCGGACGATTCGAGGAGGCGCTTACCGTATTCTTCGAGTATGCAGATATGGAGGAGGATACTGCCATGGCCATGTGCTGCATAGGCGAGTGCTACGAGAAGCTTGGCGACTACGAAAATGCCCGAATCTACTACCAAAAATCGCTTGACAGCAACCCCGAAAATCCAGATGCGCTTTACGGTTTGGCTGTAGTTGAGCTGGAGTTCGATCGTGTAGACGAGAGCTACGAGCTGGCAACCAAGGCCATTGAGCTAGATCCCAATATTCCCGAGTATTGGTTTGGCCTAGGAAAGCTCAACATGCGCCTCAATAGGCTCGATGAAGCCAAGGCTGCTTTCGAAACGGCAATTGCGCTCGATCCTCTCGATTTTGAATCGTGGCTGTTACTTTCCGAAATTGTAGGCGACGAATCGTTGGAGCAGGGCGTAGAGATCATAAAAAACGGATTAAAGGTAAATGACGATACAGCAGCGCTGCACCAGCGCTTGGCCGCCTACTACTACCTTATGGGAAACGTCCAAGAGAGCTTGGTTGAGTTTGAAAAGGGGCTTACTCTGGATAGTGAAAGCGCCGAAGAGTTCTTCGAGTTCTGTGCCGATGCCGTAAACGATCCCCTTTACATCGAAATACTAGCGAAGTTTTTGCCCACAAAAGAGTAA
- a CDS encoding dihydroorotate dehydrogenase-like protein, which yields MVDISADYMGLKLRSPLVASSSGLTTHLKDLKKFEESGVGAIILKSIFEEEIIHYAQESLTRMSVSPSIYPEALDYFELEYEQIKDPLSDYLNLISSAKKELTIPVIASINCITAEGWLNYAQKIEQAGADALELNLFILPSDFTRTSQESEAIYFDIVSKVLEKITIPVSLKIGYYSAALGLLIQKLSETGVKGITLFNRMYAIDFTTDTMEFTTPNVLSTPSDISTSLRWIAIMANRVKCDLAASTGVLNGDAMVKQLLAGAKVVTAASAFYLHGIPYAQDMLNDLKRWMVANDYTSLDAFRGKMSKDRTYNPAAFERVQFMKYFKDR from the coding sequence ATGGTAGATATTTCAGCAGATTACATGGGGCTGAAGCTTCGCTCGCCATTGGTTGCCAGCAGCAGTGGGCTAACAACGCATCTTAAGGACCTGAAAAAGTTCGAGGAAAGTGGGGTAGGAGCAATTATCCTAAAATCAATTTTTGAGGAGGAAATAATTCACTATGCCCAAGAGTCTCTTACCCGGATGTCGGTTTCTCCGTCCATCTATCCTGAAGCCTTGGATTACTTCGAACTTGAGTACGAGCAGATAAAGGATCCGCTTAGCGATTACCTGAATCTTATCAGTAGTGCAAAAAAAGAGCTGACGATACCCGTAATAGCTTCGATAAACTGTATTACCGCAGAGGGGTGGCTCAACTACGCCCAAAAGATAGAACAGGCAGGGGCCGATGCGCTTGAGCTAAACCTATTCATCCTTCCTTCCGACTTTACGCGCACCAGCCAGGAGAGCGAGGCCATCTACTTCGATATAGTTTCTAAGGTTTTAGAAAAGATTACAATTCCGGTATCCCTAAAAATTGGATACTACTCTGCTGCGCTTGGATTACTTATCCAAAAACTATCAGAAACAGGTGTAAAAGGTATTACGCTCTTTAACCGCATGTACGCTATAGATTTTACTACGGATACAATGGAGTTTACCACACCCAATGTGCTAAGCACTCCTTCGGATATTTCTACCTCGTTACGTTGGATTGCCATTATGGCAAACAGGGTAAAATGCGACTTGGCCGCATCAACCGGAGTACTTAATGGGGATGCAATGGTAAAGCAGCTACTGGCAGGCGCAAAGGTGGTAACTGCTGCATCGGCATTCTACCTACATGGGATACCTTATGCTCAGGACATGCTGAACGACCTTAAGAGATGGATGGTGGCGAACGATTACACATCGCTCGATGCGTTTAGGGGAAAAATGTCGAAGGACAGAACCTACAACCCGGCAGCATTCGAGCGCGTGCAGTTCATGAAGTACTTTAAGGATCGGTAA
- a CDS encoding xylulokinase, with amino-acid sequence MKTLGIDIGSSSIKVAVFDAANGSCLASTQMPTDEMIINSPQKGWAEQDPNTWWSYFVDAAKQLSALVNMEDIKAIGITYQMHGLVAVDGNGSVVRPSIIWCDSRAVSFGNRALEKIGVEKCLQHHLNSPGNFTASKIAWVKENEPELFSRIRKIMLPGDYIAYKLSGDITTTAQGLSEGILWDFKEERVSEFILNHYGLNKEILARQVPCFGHQLELNSEAAIILGMKEGTPITYRSGDQPNNAFSLNVLTPGEIAATAGTSGVVYGVSSSIAYDPQSRVNTFMHVNHTTKDPHLGVMLCINGTGILNSWLRRNATKGLSYIQMNELASQVPAGSQGLTILPFGNGAERVLGNRDLGAHMQNINFNIHSTAHMLRAAQEGIAFSMQYGVEIMKTVGVIPTVIRAGIANLFQSDLFTQTVADITGATIELYNTNGAIGAARGAALGAGYYSKSSEAFSTLKVEKVVEPSRNPLLQEAYGNWCHCLNQQLK; translated from the coding sequence ATGAAAACATTAGGAATAGACATAGGTAGCTCTTCCATAAAAGTAGCCGTTTTTGATGCCGCAAATGGCAGCTGTTTGGCTTCAACTCAAATGCCAACCGACGAGATGATCATAAACTCTCCTCAAAAGGGGTGGGCCGAACAAGATCCCAATACGTGGTGGAGCTACTTTGTTGATGCCGCAAAGCAGCTATCTGCGCTTGTTAATATGGAGGATATAAAGGCTATTGGAATAACCTACCAAATGCATGGACTTGTAGCGGTAGACGGCAATGGCAGTGTTGTTCGTCCTTCCATTATATGGTGCGATAGCAGAGCCGTATCGTTTGGAAATCGGGCTTTGGAAAAAATTGGCGTTGAGAAATGTCTTCAGCATCACTTAAACTCTCCAGGTAACTTTACTGCATCTAAAATTGCTTGGGTTAAAGAAAATGAACCGGAGCTGTTTAGCCGAATTCGTAAAATAATGCTACCTGGCGATTACATTGCATATAAACTTTCAGGGGATATTACTACAACCGCACAAGGATTATCCGAAGGGATACTCTGGGATTTTAAGGAAGAACGGGTATCCGAATTTATTCTTAATCACTACGGTTTAAATAAGGAAATACTGGCTCGTCAGGTTCCCTGCTTTGGCCATCAATTGGAACTGAACAGCGAAGCCGCTATAATCTTGGGCATGAAGGAAGGTACGCCTATCACCTATAGGTCTGGAGATCAACCTAACAATGCGTTCTCACTTAACGTACTTACCCCCGGCGAAATTGCTGCTACAGCAGGAACGTCTGGTGTAGTATACGGTGTAAGTAGCAGTATTGCCTACGACCCTCAATCGCGGGTAAATACTTTTATGCACGTTAACCATACTACAAAAGATCCACATTTGGGGGTAATGTTATGTATTAATGGTACAGGTATTCTTAACTCCTGGTTGCGTAGAAATGCCACGAAAGGTCTATCCTACATCCAAATGAATGAATTGGCCTCGCAAGTTCCTGCGGGTAGCCAAGGGCTTACTATACTTCCATTTGGCAATGGAGCTGAGCGTGTTCTTGGCAATAGAGATTTAGGCGCTCATATGCAGAACATCAACTTCAACATTCATAGCACGGCTCACATGCTAAGGGCGGCACAGGAAGGAATCGCCTTTTCAATGCAGTATGGAGTTGAGATCATGAAGACCGTAGGTGTTATTCCTACGGTTATCCGTGCAGGAATAGCCAACCTATTCCAAAGCGATCTATTTACGCAAACTGTTGCCGACATAACCGGGGCAACAATAGAACTATACAATACGAACGGAGCAATTGGTGCCGCAAGAGGTGCTGCTCTAGGTGCAGGATACTACAGCAAGTCTTCGGAGGCATTCTCGACTCTTAAGGTAGAAAAGGTCGTTGAGCCTAGTCGTAATCCACTGCTTCAAGAGGCCTACGGCAATTGGTGTCATTGTTTAAATCAGCAACTAAAATAA
- a CDS encoding NUDIX hydrolase, whose product MQAPINPSISVDIVVFGFDGTRLKVLLIERQKLNEKATTEYKLPGSMISEKEDLDTSAHNTLQNLTGLKNIYLEQLYVFSNPNRISSDEDKQWIEHTYGISTNRIVTVSYFSLVKINLSILKTTIQGMAFWCDVQELKHVSFDHKEIILKGLERLKSRMQTTPVAFELLPKKFTIKQLQNLYEAILGIDIDNRNFRKKILKYPYLIQLNEREAKVSHKPAIFYQFDIHAYRQEQRKLKKLKIF is encoded by the coding sequence ATGCAAGCTCCAATTAATCCGTCCATATCGGTAGATATCGTAGTGTTTGGCTTCGATGGAACGAGGCTAAAGGTGCTCCTTATCGAGCGACAAAAACTGAACGAAAAAGCAACTACTGAGTATAAGCTTCCTGGTAGCATGATCTCAGAGAAGGAAGATCTTGATACCAGCGCGCATAATACGCTCCAGAACCTTACCGGTTTAAAAAATATATACCTCGAACAGCTTTACGTATTCTCAAATCCAAACAGAATCAGTAGTGACGAGGACAAGCAATGGATTGAGCATACCTATGGTATTTCTACAAACCGTATTGTAACCGTTTCCTACTTTTCGCTGGTAAAAATCAACTTAAGTATTCTCAAAACTACCATACAAGGTATGGCTTTTTGGTGCGATGTTCAGGAGCTAAAGCATGTATCATTCGACCATAAGGAGATAATACTAAAAGGGCTAGAACGACTGAAAAGCAGGATGCAAACTACTCCGGTTGCATTTGAACTACTTCCCAAAAAATTCACCATAAAGCAGCTGCAAAACCTCTACGAGGCAATTCTCGGTATTGATATTGACAACAGAAACTTTAGAAAGAAGATATTGAAGTATCCATATCTTATTCAGCTAAATGAGAGGGAGGCAAAGGTGAGTCATAAGCCTGCAATTTTTTACCAGTTTGATATCCACGCTTACCGTCAGGAGCAACGGAAGTTGAAGAAACTGAAAATATTTTAA
- a CDS encoding glutamate synthase subunit beta — MGKPTGFLEIPRSVSSKKHPSARLKDYKEYIVLLPKSEQGKQGARCMDCGIPFCQSGVTINNMTTGCPLHNLIPEWNDLIFKGKWDEAVVRLHKTNNFPEFTGRVCPAPCEAACTVALHGDAVSVKENECSIIERAFEDNLVVAHPPKVRTGKTVAVVGSGPAGLAVADQLNKAGHTVTVYERADRVGGLMMYGIPNMKLDKKVIDRRVSLLEEEGITFKTNAEVGANVDAKELHSSYDAVVLACGATKPRDIVAKGRELKGVHFAVDFLKATTKSLLDSNLKDERYISAKDKNVIIIGGGDTGTDCVATSLRHGCAGLMQIEIMEKLPPLRANNNPWPQFPKVHKTDYGQVEFAQKYGDDPRTFATVVKEFVGNDRGEVTQVKTVKIKWAAGPSGGMQPVEVAGSEEVIDADLVLLAMGFVGPEQEILKQLNVETDSRTNVKADYGKFATSADKVFACGDVRRGQSLVVWAINEGRECAKAVDEYLMGYTIL; from the coding sequence ATGGGTAAACCTACAGGATTTTTAGAAATACCAAGGAGTGTTTCCTCTAAGAAGCACCCTTCTGCACGACTAAAAGATTACAAGGAGTATATAGTTCTTCTGCCCAAGAGCGAGCAGGGCAAGCAGGGTGCTCGCTGCATGGATTGCGGAATACCATTCTGCCAGTCGGGTGTTACCATTAACAACATGACTACAGGATGTCCGCTCCACAACCTAATTCCGGAGTGGAACGACCTTATCTTTAAGGGTAAGTGGGACGAGGCGGTAGTTCGCCTGCATAAAACCAACAACTTTCCGGAATTTACCGGGCGTGTTTGTCCCGCCCCCTGCGAGGCTGCCTGTACGGTAGCGCTTCATGGCGATGCCGTGTCGGTTAAGGAGAACGAGTGCTCGATTATCGAACGAGCCTTCGAGGACAACCTCGTTGTTGCCCATCCGCCAAAGGTACGAACGGGCAAAACCGTGGCGGTGGTAGGCTCTGGTCCTGCCGGATTGGCGGTTGCCGATCAGCTGAATAAGGCTGGGCATACGGTAACCGTGTACGAGCGTGCCGATAGGGTTGGCGGTTTGATGATGTACGGCATCCCCAACATGAAGCTCGACAAAAAGGTAATCGATCGCCGTGTTAGCCTTTTAGAAGAGGAGGGAATCACCTTTAAAACCAATGCCGAAGTTGGGGCAAATGTAGATGCAAAGGAGCTGCATAGCAGCTACGATGCGGTTGTGCTTGCCTGTGGGGCAACCAAGCCTCGCGACATTGTGGCAAAGGGGCGCGAGTTGAAGGGTGTCCACTTTGCGGTGGACTTCCTTAAGGCAACAACCAAGAGCCTGCTCGATTCGAACCTTAAAGATGAGCGCTACATCTCGGCAAAGGATAAGAACGTCATCATCATTGGAGGTGGCGATACCGGAACCGACTGCGTGGCAACCAGCCTTCGTCATGGATGCGCGGGCTTGATGCAGATCGAAATCATGGAGAAGCTGCCGCCGCTACGCGCCAACAATAACCCTTGGCCTCAATTCCCCAAGGTGCATAAAACCGATTACGGTCAGGTGGAGTTTGCCCAAAAGTATGGCGACGATCCCAGAACATTCGCTACGGTTGTTAAGGAGTTTGTGGGGAACGATAGAGGAGAGGTTACCCAGGTTAAGACGGTAAAGATAAAGTGGGCGGCAGGTCCTTCTGGCGGAATGCAGCCCGTTGAGGTTGCAGGCTCCGAGGAGGTGATTGATGCCGATTTGGTGCTGCTGGCAATGGGGTTTGTTGGACCCGAACAGGAGATCCTAAAGCAGCTGAACGTTGAAACCGATAGCCGAACCAACGTAAAAGCCGACTACGGCAAGTTCGCCACCAGCGCCGATAAGGTATTTGCCTGCGGCGATGTCCGTCGCGGACAAAGCTTGGTGGTGTGGGCAATCAACGAAGGGCGCGAGTGCGCCAAGGCGGTAGACGAATACCTGATGGGGTATACCATACTATAA